A stretch of Lathyrus oleraceus cultivar Zhongwan6 chromosome 6, CAAS_Psat_ZW6_1.0, whole genome shotgun sequence DNA encodes these proteins:
- the LOC127098436 gene encoding outer envelope pore protein 24, chloroplastic, which produces MKAALKGKYDLDHNSSGAATVAFNAGDVKLRASITDATFKNSPSLTGLVLAVEKPGSFSVDYNVPKKDFRFQFMNTVRVAEKPLNLAYIHSKGDNRTILDGTLVWDPSNKVSANYAVESGNCKLKYSYNHKGLTTIEPTYDVAKNSWDFAVSGKVYGDDSLKASYQTSSKVLGLEWTRNSKQTGCFKVVASVNLAEEKKIPKLSVESTLNFEM; this is translated from the exons ATGAAGGCCGCTTTGAAGGGCAAATACGACCTTGACCATAACAGCAGCGGTGCCGCCACCGTCGCCTTCAACGCCGGCGATGTCAAACTCCGAGCATCAATAACCGACGCCACTTTCAAAAACAGCCCCAGCTTAACCGGCCTAGTCCTCGCCGTAGAGAAACCCGGCTCCTTCAGTGTCGACTACAACGTCCCCAAAAAG GATTTTCGGTTTCAATTCATGAACACCGTTAGGGTTGCAGAGAAACCGTTGAATTTGGCATACATACATAGCAAAGGAGATAACAGAACAATTTTGGACGGAACGTTAGTGTGGGACCCATCGAACAAGGTTTCAGCGAATTACGCTGTTGAATCTGGAAACTGTAAATTGAAGTATAGCTATAATCATAAGGGTTTGACTACAATTGAACCTACCTATGATGTTGCTAAGAATTCTTGGGACTTTGCAGTTTCTGGAAAAGTTTATGGTGATGATTCTCTCAAAGCTTCTTATCAGACATCAAGCAAGGTGTTAGGATTGGAGTGGACAAGGAATTCCAAACAAACTGGTTGCTTCAAG GTTGTGGCATCCGTTAACTTGGCCGAGGAAAAGAAAATTCCCAAACTCAGTGTTGAGTCCACATTGAATTTTGAGATGTAG